The following coding sequences are from one Malaciobacter pacificus window:
- a CDS encoding response regulator: protein MDKDFLKQLNILYVEDDELIKKELNDTLKLFFKDILLASDGEEAIELFNANQKNIDLILSDINMPKKDGIALLHEIRKIDKIVPFIFTTAFTNHEYLIDSIKYGVNDYFVKPLDIKELLGKIETLSRKSKKQKKIDHYQNMINEYLDTINKVAFVFVFDKNKKITYVNEFYTELSKLDVDDVLDNEFNYIYHKDIPSEIINKQWEDLNNNKRWSGNLKFMTKDDTAFYSNCTIIPVLNENGNKFISINFITTKEENNRRNFKKKVLYNFNETKKIYRKAQEKIDSLTKELEHYKGFEKKESEFEKVKNQNNEYINNINNLENKLKDIRNRQELFTKNVNLKMKEISESTDSMKEQMIKADKKVIYLRREIKVREHYIEKIQKELQIKKQKVSDLEDVLNHRESQLYNDKNKTKK, encoded by the coding sequence ATGGATAAAGATTTTTTAAAACAGTTAAATATTTTGTATGTTGAAGATGATGAGCTAATAAAAAAAGAACTTAACGATACTTTGAAACTTTTCTTCAAAGATATTTTATTAGCATCAGATGGCGAAGAAGCTATAGAACTGTTTAATGCTAATCAAAAAAATATTGATTTAATACTTAGTGATATAAATATGCCTAAAAAAGATGGGATAGCTTTATTACATGAAATAAGAAAAATTGATAAAATCGTTCCTTTTATTTTTACTACTGCTTTTACAAACCATGAGTATTTAATTGATTCTATCAAATATGGAGTTAACGATTATTTTGTTAAACCATTAGATATTAAAGAACTTTTAGGAAAAATAGAAACTTTATCTAGAAAAAGTAAAAAACAAAAAAAGATAGATCATTATCAAAATATGATAAATGAATATCTTGATACTATTAATAAAGTAGCATTTGTATTTGTTTTTGATAAAAACAAAAAAATTACTTATGTAAATGAATTTTACACAGAGCTTTCAAAATTAGATGTAGATGATGTCTTAGATAATGAATTCAACTATATTTATCATAAAGATATTCCTTCTGAAATTATTAATAAACAATGGGAAGATTTAAATAATAATAAAAGGTGGTCAGGTAATTTAAAGTTTATGACCAAAGATGATACTGCTTTTTATTCAAATTGCACAATTATTCCTGTATTAAATGAAAATGGTAACAAATTTATTAGTATAAATTTTATTACAACAAAAGAAGAAAATAACAGAAGAAACTTCAAAAAGAAAGTTTTATATAACTTTAATGAAACAAAAAAAATATATAGAAAAGCTCAAGAAAAAATTGATTCATTAACTAAAGAATTGGAACACTATAAAGGTTTTGAAAAAAAAGAGTCAGAATTTGAAAAAGTAAAAAATCAAAATAATGAATATATTAACAATATAAATAATCTAGAAAATAAATTAAAAGATATAAGAAATAGGCAGGAATTATTTACTAAAAATGTTAATTTAAAAATGAAAGAGATTAGTGAATCTACAGATAGTATGAAAGAACAAATGATAAAGGCTGATAAAAAAGTAATTTATTTAAGAAGAGAAATAAAAGTAAGAGAGCATTATATAGAAAAAATTCAAAAAGAGTTACAAATAAAGAAGCAAAAAGTTAGTGATTTAGAAGATGTTTTAAATCATAGAGAAAGTCAGTTATATAATGATAAAAATAAAACGAAAAAGTAG
- a CDS encoding response regulator translates to MVLSNEEFYSKLNVIYIESNQTTAKYFENILKKTFNKVYLFDSSKNVFEYFLENKNNIDLIISDMQLEKGVRGIDLLNKVRDIDEELPFIITTGVLDSKELLEALKLNVTDFLIKPLGAKSLLDSVEKICRTKYYEQTKAQTMKNLEDIFEVVNEVAIVSKTNKNNEITFVNKSFLEVSYYLETEVINKKIDLIVNDKNTLQEILNTISQGNTWEGKVKNLSKNKEEFYTYLTVIPTKR, encoded by the coding sequence ATGGTATTAAGTAATGAAGAGTTTTATAGTAAATTAAATGTTATTTATATTGAATCAAATCAAACAACTGCAAAATATTTTGAAAATATTTTGAAGAAAACTTTTAATAAAGTATATTTATTTGATAGTTCAAAAAATGTTTTTGAATACTTCTTAGAAAACAAAAATAATATTGACCTTATAATTTCAGATATGCAGTTAGAAAAAGGTGTTCGGGGAATAGATTTACTAAATAAAGTAAGAGATATTGATGAGGAATTACCCTTTATTATAACAACGGGAGTTTTAGACTCAAAGGAATTATTAGAGGCTTTAAAATTAAATGTTACTGATTTTTTAATTAAACCTTTAGGTGCTAAATCTCTTTTAGACTCAGTTGAAAAGATATGTCGAACAAAATATTATGAACAAACAAAAGCTCAAACAATGAAAAACTTAGAAGATATTTTTGAAGTTGTAAATGAAGTAGCAATAGTGTCTAAAACTAATAAAAATAATGAGATTACATTTGTTAATAAATCTTTTTTAGAGGTTTCATATTATTTAGAGACAGAAGTAATTAATAAAAAAATAGATTTAATAGTTAATGATAAAAATACTTTACAAGAAATTTTAAATACTATTTCTCAAGGGAATACTTGGGAAGGTAAAGTTAAAAATCTCTCAAAAAATAAAGAAGAGTTTTATACATATTTAACAGTTATACCTACTAAAAGATGA
- a CDS encoding aldose 1-epimerase family protein has product MNYIIKNDYIQATINSYGAQLNSLKKIDESLDYIWCADEKYWNRSSPILFPIVGKLKDNEYIYNNKTYKMNQHGFARDKEFEIAKLSDLEIKFRLSYDESTLKIYPFKFELYLSYKLEDNRLIISYEVINKDDDLMYFSIGAHPAFNWPLEDERKDECYLELDKKIASRFFLEDGLLSNFSEMNSEKIYLSDELFSKDALVFKNEFKEVVYKNTQNDRFVKINFKDFPYLGIWSKPTGAPFLCIEPWHGVADNINHNKDIKLKEGVITLKAQEVFRSTYSIEI; this is encoded by the coding sequence ATGAATTATATAATTAAAAATGACTATATTCAAGCCACAATTAATTCTTATGGGGCACAGTTAAATAGTTTGAAAAAAATTGATGAGTCATTAGATTATATTTGGTGTGCTGATGAGAAATACTGGAATAGAAGTTCTCCTATTCTTTTTCCAATAGTTGGAAAACTAAAAGATAATGAATATATCTATAATAATAAAACATATAAAATGAATCAACATGGCTTTGCTAGGGATAAAGAGTTTGAAATAGCTAAATTAAGTGATTTAGAAATCAAATTTAGATTATCATATGATGAAAGCACTTTAAAAATATACCCTTTTAAATTTGAACTATATTTATCATATAAATTAGAAGATAATAGATTAATAATTTCTTATGAAGTAATTAATAAAGATGATGACCTTATGTATTTTTCTATTGGTGCTCATCCTGCCTTTAATTGGCCTTTAGAGGATGAAAGAAAAGATGAGTGTTATTTAGAACTTGACAAAAAAATAGCTTCAAGATTCTTTTTAGAAGATGGATTGTTATCTAATTTTTCAGAAATGAATAGTGAAAAAATATATCTAAGTGATGAATTATTTAGTAAAGATGCATTGGTTTTTAAAAATGAATTTAAAGAAGTAGTATATAAAAATACACAAAATGATAGATTTGTAAAAATTAACTTTAAAGATTTCCCTTATCTTGGGATTTGGTCTAAACCTACAGGTGCTCCTTTTTTATGTATTGAACCATGGCATGGTGTAGCTGATAATATAAATCATAATAAAGATATCAAACTTAAAGAGGGAGTAATTACTTTAAAAGCTCAAGAAGTTTTTAGATCAACTTATTCAATAGAGATTTAA
- a CDS encoding cation:proton antiporter gives MENLLFTIFLTITIATILNIILKKFGISHIIGYILTGTIISYFFNFSKLDMHSLELLGEFGIVFLMFTIGLEMSFDKIKKMKEILFINGSLQVGLSAIIIYICSYFIFDLGLEVSLIVSLAFSLSSTAIVLTYLKSSKDIHTPYGEKSTAILIFQDLAVIPILLLITFLANDTLSISEVLTKTFISAIVIIAFMFIVGKKIISWLLKFSAKTRIEELFLGSVFSIVIGASLLAHELGFTYSLGAFIAGMIISDTNYSVKVESDIATYKDLLLGTFFFWVGTKIDALYFLYNVHIILLFLLAIMLIKAIVIYFIIRRKSDKSTSIKSAIALCQVGEFSFAIFALATNDNLLSSEQSSFLILISVLSMIITPFIVSNIYKLASYFVVEFYESDKITPIKQKNHIVICGFSTLGRIIARDLSEQEVPFVIISDDLRHVLLARKLGYMAYFGHLDKKPVLESLKIEQSSAIIITLSDIHVKRLVCEAVLNYYDEANIILKIQSTKEKAELKDLKINKYIHAYHEVAKLLINEATINLEIKKQVK, from the coding sequence ATGGAAAATCTCTTATTTACTATTTTTCTAACTATTACTATTGCTACAATATTAAATATTATTTTAAAAAAGTTTGGTATATCTCATATAATTGGCTATATATTAACAGGAACAATAATTAGTTATTTTTTTAATTTTAGCAAGCTAGATATGCATTCTTTAGAACTACTTGGTGAATTTGGTATTGTTTTTTTAATGTTCACAATTGGACTTGAAATGAGTTTTGATAAGATTAAGAAAATGAAAGAAATTCTTTTTATTAATGGCTCTTTACAAGTAGGTTTAAGTGCAATTATTATTTATATTTGTTCTTATTTTATTTTTGATTTGGGACTTGAAGTATCTTTAATAGTTTCACTGGCATTTTCATTATCTTCAACAGCTATTGTATTAACTTATTTAAAAAGTTCAAAAGATATTCATACCCCTTATGGTGAAAAATCAACGGCAATTTTAATTTTTCAAGATTTAGCAGTTATTCCTATTCTTTTATTAATTACATTCTTAGCTAATGATACTTTATCAATAAGTGAAGTTCTAACAAAAACTTTTATTTCAGCAATTGTAATTATTGCATTTATGTTTATAGTTGGTAAGAAGATAATTAGTTGGTTATTGAAATTTTCTGCTAAAACAAGAATTGAAGAGCTGTTTTTAGGTTCTGTTTTCTCTATCGTAATTGGGGCATCACTTTTAGCTCATGAATTAGGTTTTACTTATTCTTTAGGTGCTTTTATTGCAGGAATGATTATCTCTGATACAAACTATTCAGTAAAAGTTGAATCGGATATTGCAACTTATAAAGATCTGTTATTAGGAACTTTTTTCTTTTGGGTTGGAACAAAAATAGATGCTTTATATTTCTTATATAATGTTCATATAATACTATTGTTTTTATTAGCTATTATGCTTATTAAAGCAATTGTTATTTATTTTATAATTAGAAGAAAAAGTGATAAAAGTACATCTATAAAATCAGCAATTGCCCTTTGTCAAGTTGGAGAGTTCTCCTTTGCAATTTTTGCACTAGCAACAAATGATAATCTTTTAAGTAGTGAACAATCTAGTTTTTTAATTTTAATATCTGTTTTATCGATGATTATCACGCCTTTTATTGTTTCTAATATTTATAAGTTAGCTTCATATTTTGTAGTAGAGTTTTATGAATCAGATAAAATCACACCAATTAAACAAAAAAATCATATTGTGATATGTGGATTTTCTACTTTAGGAAGAATTATTGCAAGAGATTTAAGTGAACAAGAGGTTCCTTTTGTAATTATTAGTGATGATTTAAGGCATGTACTTTTAGCTAGAAAACTTGGCTATATGGCATATTTTGGTCACTTAGATAAAAAACCTGTTTTAGAGTCATTAAAAATTGAACAGTCAAGTGCAATAATAATTACTCTTAGTGATATTCATGTAAAAAGATTAGTTTGTGAAGCTGTTTTAAATTATTATGATGAAGCTAATATAATTTTAAAAATTCAATCAACTAAAGAAAAAGCTGAATTAAAAGATTTAAAAATAAATAAGTACATACATGCTTATCATGAAGTTGCAAAATTACTTATTAATGAAGCAACAATTAATTTAGAAATTAAAAAACAAGTTAAATAA
- a CDS encoding GGDEF domain-containing protein, translating into MNKIIIKFLTISIVLTILVTLVITYNFKQNNKELAIHNANVVSNVIKNGITNYMENDNMKDIDSFLDSIKDMKDVNSLWIVRSELINKQYSTFNEKSPRDDIDKEVLQTGVTKYEVSNSLFDTTMRITIPYKADDTNGSNCLSCHNVQKGDVLGAISLEMDLSKIEELSINIFLTALVLIFLSAVLILLIFRKVLTQYSRLFKNLTESLDSAIAGNFKKVEYPIDLTPQMVTTMDNFNSLLTTFKDTSNDIDKKLKVFIGNSSSEDESKISILKDSKKIITNLSNLYQFKKEIELDSSKDEIYNRLSQVLINQFNQKNFTFVEIDSSKQKMEVIKKIGEGFYCESSLKDSPHLCRAARTKNDVMSLEFHNSCPYFNEKNKFHFCVPTSISKNIYLIINFVFDNEKELEKLKSNISFIKSYINESAPSIEVKILMEALKQSAFRDGLTGLYNRKFLEEHSKKLIPQANRENFDIGVLLLDMDHFKAVNDEYGHDIGDKVLKELSRILVETVRDSDIVVRYGGEEFMVLLINVKSLDNALEIANKIRVKVSQNDIDVYAGAKLRKTVSIGVSMFPNDSTNFESVIKNADIALYEAKNKGRNQVIAFNEDLVSSVDLF; encoded by the coding sequence TTGAATAAAATAATAATTAAATTTCTTACTATATCAATAGTTTTAACTATACTAGTTACTTTAGTAATTACATATAATTTTAAACAAAATAATAAAGAACTTGCTATTCATAATGCAAATGTCGTTTCAAATGTAATAAAAAATGGAATTACTAATTACATGGAAAATGATAATATGAAAGATATAGATTCTTTTTTAGATTCTATTAAGGATATGAAAGATGTTAATAGTCTTTGGATTGTAAGAAGTGAATTAATAAATAAACAATATTCAACTTTTAATGAGAAGTCGCCTAGAGATGACATTGATAAAGAGGTATTACAAACAGGAGTTACAAAATACGAAGTTTCAAATTCATTGTTTGATACAACTATGAGAATTACTATACCTTATAAAGCAGATGATACAAATGGTAGTAATTGTTTATCATGTCATAATGTTCAAAAAGGTGATGTGTTAGGTGCAATTTCTTTAGAAATGGATTTAAGTAAAATAGAAGAACTAAGCATAAACATATTTTTAACTGCTTTAGTTCTAATATTTTTATCAGCAGTATTGATTTTATTAATATTTAGAAAAGTTTTAACACAATACTCTAGATTATTTAAAAATTTAACTGAGAGCTTAGATAGTGCAATTGCAGGTAATTTTAAGAAGGTAGAATATCCAATTGATTTAACACCTCAAATGGTTACAACAATGGATAATTTTAATAGCTTATTAACAACTTTCAAAGATACTTCAAATGATATTGATAAAAAATTAAAAGTTTTTATTGGTAACTCTAGTAGTGAAGATGAATCTAAAATTTCAATTTTAAAAGATTCAAAAAAAATTATTACAAACCTTTCTAATCTTTATCAGTTTAAAAAGGAAATTGAGTTAGATAGCTCGAAAGATGAGATTTACAATAGATTAAGTCAAGTTTTAATTAATCAATTTAATCAAAAGAATTTTACATTTGTTGAGATTGATTCTTCAAAACAAAAAATGGAAGTTATTAAAAAAATTGGTGAAGGTTTTTATTGTGAAAGTTCTTTAAAAGATTCACCTCATTTATGTAGAGCTGCTAGAACTAAAAATGATGTGATGTCCTTAGAATTCCACAATAGTTGTCCATATTTTAATGAAAAAAATAAATTTCATTTTTGTGTACCAACAAGTATTAGTAAAAATATATATCTAATTATCAATTTTGTATTCGATAATGAAAAAGAGTTAGAAAAACTAAAATCAAATATCTCTTTTATAAAAAGTTATATAAATGAATCAGCACCTTCTATTGAAGTTAAAATACTTATGGAAGCTTTAAAACAATCAGCATTTAGAGATGGTCTAACAGGACTTTATAATAGAAAATTCTTAGAAGAACACTCTAAAAAATTAATTCCACAAGCTAATAGAGAAAACTTTGATATTGGAGTATTATTACTTGATATGGATCACTTCAAGGCTGTAAATGATGAATATGGACATGACATTGGAGATAAAGTATTAAAAGAACTATCTAGAATATTAGTTGAAACAGTTAGAGATTCAGATATTGTTGTAAGATATGGTGGTGAAGAGTTTATGGTTTTATTAATAAATGTAAAATCTTTAGATAATGCATTAGAAATTGCAAATAAAATTAGAGTAAAAGTTAGTCAAAATGATATTGATGTTTATGCTGGAGCAAAACTAAGAAAAACAGTTAGTATAGGGGTTTCTATGTTCCCTAATGATTCAACAAATTTTGAATCAGTTATTAAAAATGCTGATATTGCATTGTATGAAGCAAAAAATAAAGGGCGAAATCAAGTTATAGCATTTAATGAAGATTTAGTTTCTAGTGTAGATTTATTTTAA
- the rraA gene encoding ribonuclease E activity regulator RraA, with protein MNMKMQTADLCDDNRNKKIQVLSPKFRNYGGLKSFQGRIETIKLDKSNFRLLEMLRDEKGEGKIVVVDNSQEFFGVVGDKLMAFAKNNNWKAIILNGYVRDTKETQNIDVGLYAIGTCPLRNFDKTESSRGEDLSFEGVNIQSGDWVYADEDGVIFSKEPLK; from the coding sequence ATGAATATGAAAATGCAAACAGCAGATTTATGTGACGATAATAGAAACAAAAAGATTCAAGTTTTATCGCCTAAGTTTAGAAACTATGGTGGTCTTAAAAGTTTTCAAGGAAGAATTGAAACAATTAAATTAGACAAAAGCAATTTTAGACTTCTTGAAATGTTAAGGGATGAAAAAGGTGAAGGCAAAATAGTTGTAGTTGATAATTCTCAAGAGTTTTTTGGTGTTGTAGGGGATAAACTTATGGCATTTGCAAAAAATAACAACTGGAAAGCAATAATATTAAATGGTTATGTTAGAGATACTAAAGAGACACAAAATATTGATGTTGGATTATATGCAATTGGAACTTGCCCTTTAAGAAATTTTGATAAAACAGAATCGTCAAGGGGAGAAGATTTAAGTTTTGAAGGTGTAAATATACAATCTGGTGATTGGGTTTATGCAGATGAAGATGGAGTAATTTTCTCAAAAGAACCACTTAAATAG